Proteins from a genomic interval of Undibacterium parvum:
- a CDS encoding cell division protein ZapA yields the protein MIQLDVHIMGQSYTLACREGEDKALLNAVAYLNEKMCVIRDSAKIKGTDRIAVMAALSLATELLATKSPEGPLSGLSMAEVKQKILSMHDTLDLALTPQENLF from the coding sequence GACGTCCACATTATGGGACAGTCGTATACCCTCGCTTGTAGAGAAGGCGAAGATAAGGCCTTACTCAATGCCGTTGCATATTTGAATGAAAAAATGTGTGTGATACGCGATAGCGCGAAAATCAAAGGCACCGATAGAATTGCTGTCATGGCTGCGCTTAGTTTAGCGACCGAGTTGTTGGCGACCAAGTCTCCCGAGGGACCATTGTCGGGTTTGAGTATGGCGGAAGTGAAACAAAAAATTCTCAGCATGCACGATACTTTGGATCTGGCATTGACTCCGCAAGAAAATCTATTTTAA